The following proteins are encoded in a genomic region of Enterocloster clostridioformis:
- the ylqF gene encoding ribosome biogenesis GTPase YlqF: MNIQWYPGHMTKAKRAMKEDMKLIDLVIELVDARVPLSSRNPDIDDLGAGKARMVLLNKSDLADEGQTARWAAWFEDKGIHVVKIDARNKGTLKQVQSVIQDACKEKIERDRRRGILNRPIRTMVVGIPNVGKSTFINSFAGKACAKTGNKPGVTKGNQWIRLNKTLELLDTPGILWPRFEDQQVGLKLALIGSINDQILNKDELAWELIRFLKKRYPQVLSERFGLETEGKEAAFILEEIARVRACLLKGGDLDVSRAAALLLDDFRAGKLGRITLEEPENQKDKVG; encoded by the coding sequence ATGAACATTCAGTGGTATCCTGGTCATATGACCAAGGCAAAGCGGGCCATGAAGGAAGATATGAAGCTTATTGACCTGGTAATAGAGCTGGTAGACGCCAGGGTTCCCCTTTCCAGCCGGAACCCGGACATTGATGACCTGGGCGCGGGCAAGGCCAGGATGGTGCTTCTCAACAAATCGGACCTGGCGGACGAGGGGCAGACTGCCCGCTGGGCAGCCTGGTTTGAGGACAAGGGCATTCATGTGGTGAAGATTGATGCCAGGAACAAGGGAACACTTAAGCAGGTGCAGTCCGTAATCCAGGATGCCTGTAAGGAAAAGATAGAGAGGGACCGGCGCAGGGGCATACTCAACCGTCCCATCCGTACCATGGTGGTGGGGATTCCCAATGTGGGTAAGTCCACCTTCATCAATTCCTTCGCGGGAAAGGCCTGCGCCAAGACTGGCAACAAGCCCGGCGTCACCAAGGGAAACCAGTGGATACGCCTGAATAAGACGCTGGAGCTTTTGGACACCCCCGGTATCCTGTGGCCCAGATTTGAGGACCAGCAGGTGGGCCTTAAGCTGGCTCTCATCGGCTCCATCAATGACCAGATTCTCAACAAAGACGAGCTGGCCTGGGAGCTCATACGCTTTTTGAAAAAGCGTTATCCTCAGGTGCTGTCTGAACGGTTTGGCCTGGAGACGGAGGGAAAGGAAGCGGCATTTATCCTGGAGGAAATTGCCAGGGTCCGGGCCTGCCTGTTAAAAGGCGGGGATCTGGATGTGTCCAGGGCGGCAGCCCTGCTTCTGGATGATTTCAGGGCGGGAAAGCTGGGACGGATCACGTTAGAGGAGCCGGAGAATCAAAAGGACAAGGTGGGATGA
- the lepB gene encoding signal peptidase I: protein MDFYVNEDTAWLRKAVRWAVNVVLVLACAWFLVYSFCTQVPVSGGSMQPVLDADDVVLVNRLIYDVGKPERFDIVVFEREDHKKNVKRIIGLPGETVQIKGGYIFIDGELLNAEDGLEQVSLAGRADTPIKLEDNEYFLLGDNRDSSEDSRFPNIGNVKREQIQGKVWFRMFPLLKLDFIHSR from the coding sequence ATGGATTTTTATGTGAATGAGGATACGGCGTGGCTGAGAAAAGCAGTCCGCTGGGCGGTCAATGTGGTGTTGGTCCTGGCCTGTGCCTGGTTCCTGGTCTACAGTTTCTGTACTCAGGTGCCTGTGTCGGGCGGTTCCATGCAGCCAGTTTTAGATGCGGACGACGTGGTCCTGGTGAATCGCCTGATTTATGATGTGGGAAAGCCGGAACGGTTTGATATCGTGGTATTTGAGCGTGAGGACCACAAGAAGAATGTAAAGCGGATCATCGGTCTTCCCGGCGAGACCGTGCAGATTAAGGGCGGTTATATATTCATTGACGGCGAGCTTTTAAATGCCGAGGACGGCCTGGAACAGGTGTCCCTGGCAGGAAGGGCGGACACTCCCATTAAGCTGGAGGACAACGAGTATTTCCTGCTGGGAGATAACAGGGACAGCAGTGAGGACAGCCGTTTCCCCAATATTGGAAATGTAAAAAGAGAACAGATACAGGGCAAGGTCTGGTTCAGGATGTTCCCCCTTCTGAAGCTGGACTTCATTCATTCAAGATAG
- the rplS gene encoding 50S ribosomal protein L19, translating into MNDIIKNIEAAQLKESVPSFNVGDTVKVYNKIREGNRERIQIFEGTVIKRQNGGARETFTVRKNSNGIGVEKTWPLHSPSVDNVEVVRKGKVRRAKLNYLRDRVGKAAKVRELVK; encoded by the coding sequence ATGAACGATATTATTAAGAACATTGAAGCAGCCCAGTTGAAGGAAAGCGTACCCAGCTTTAACGTTGGCGATACCGTTAAGGTATACAACAAAATTAGAGAGGGAAACCGCGAGAGAATCCAGATTTTCGAGGGAACTGTCATTAAGAGACAGAACGGCGGAGCCAGAGAGACCTTTACCGTAAGGAAGAACTCCAATGGTATCGGCGTTGAGAAGACCTGGCCATTACATTCCCCAAGCGTTGACAACGTAGAGGTTGTACGTAAGGGTAAAGTAAGAAGAGCAAAGCTGAACTACTTAAGAGACAGGGTTGGTAAGGCTGCCAAGGTTAGAGAATTAGTTAAATAA